A region of the Stieleria neptunia genome:
CGGGCGCGACGATCATCATTTCCAGTCACCTGTTGGCGATGATCCAGGACGTTTGCACGCATTTGATCGTCATGCAGCGCGGCAAACTGCAGTACTTCGGTGACGTCGATCAACTGCGGGCGGAATTCCCCGGTGCGCAATCGCTGGAGGAAGCCTATTTCGAAGCGACCGCGGCGCTGAGCGTATGACCTTACCACGTGTTGGACCTCCAGACCGCATCGTCTGTCTCGACAGGCTGGAAGCCTATCCCACATTCTTTTCTGCTAGACCAACCCCTGTTTCATGTCGTCCCCCCACAACCATCTGATCTGGCTGACGTTGCGACGCAGTCTGTTCCGGCTTCGACGTGCGGCCAATCGCATGCGTTCTCCGCGCCGCATCGTGGCTTCGGCGATCGCCGTGATCTTTCTGTGTGCCTACGTGTTGAACGGCTTCTTGATCCTGGCGTCGCGGCGCACCGCGGATCCGGAATCGTTGCGACTGTGGCTCTCCGGCGGCATGGTGCTGTACCTGATTTATCACGCGGTGCGATGTGTCTGGACCGACAAGCAGGTCGATATGGAATACACCGCGGCGGAGAATCTGTGGCTCGGCGGCGCGCCGCTGAAGCGTTCCACGGTGGCGGCCTACAAAGTCAACACGGTCTTCTTTTCGGCGCTGCTCAAAACGTTCTTTTTGGTCGTCGCCCTGGCACCGGATGTCCGCCACGCCGGTCTGTTGGCGACCGGTGTCTTCGCCGCTCTGGTCCTGCTGGAAACGGTGCGGATGATTTGGCAGCGTTTCGTCAGTGGGCTTTCGCGACGTCATCTCATCGGGGCGCGGATCGCGTTGTCGGCGATCGCGCTGGCGGCCATCATTCAGTTCTTTGGCCAACTGGCCGCGATCACGCCCGGCGGTTCCTTGCCGGGTGTCTATGTGCTGAACAGTTTTCGCGCGATCGGGCGAATCGCATCCTGCGACGCGGTTCAGTGGCTGGCGATCGGTTGGCGTCCGGCCGCCTTGTTGGCAACCACGATCGACATCACCACTCACACGGCGGTCCAAATGCTGGCGTCGGTGATGCTGGTGCCGTTCGCCATCCTGGCCCTGGTGCGTGTCGATGGCTGGGCGGAAAGATCCACGCTGGCTCGCGAACAGGCACGTTTGCGTTCGGGGGATTTCCATTCACCGGCCAGCCGCGACGCCGACACGGCCGGAGCGCGATCCGACGAGACGTTGGCCGATCGCATCGAAGCCATTTTGCCGCGGCGGATGGGCGAATCGGTGGCACTGGTCTGGCGACAAGCACTCTCGATCCGCCGCTACTACGGAACCATTCTGTTCAGTTTCCTGGTCCCGACGCTGCTCTGTCTTTCACCGCTGTTGACCGGGCGTGTCGGGAACCAATGGGCATTTGTCGTTGCCGGGATCGCGCTCAGTACGATGTTGCTGGCACCGCCGGCACTGCGATTGGACTTTCGACGCGACTTGAAGCGAATGTTATTGTTGCGATCGTTACCGCTGCGGCCGATCCATGCGGTGCTCGGCCAGTTGACGTTGCCGATCGTGATCACGGTCGGATTCCAGTGGACGACATTGGGGATCGCAGCAACGGTCGCCGGCCCGGGCTGGCCCCAGATCATCGGCTGGGGCGGCATGCTTTCGGCGCTGGCCGTGTTCACGTTTGCGACCGAAAACGCGCTGTTTCTGGCCTACCCGCACCACGAAAACGCACAGGGTTTCGGAATGGTCGTCAGGGCCAACGTGATGTTTCTCGGCAAGGCGACATTGATCGCCGCCGCCGTCGGGGCGCTGCTCGTTTGGGTGTCGGTCTGCAAATCGATCTTTAGCGATCCGATCTCGGTCCCCGTCTACGTCTTCGGCGCCGTCGCCGGCACCTGGCTGTTGGCCGTCAGCGCCATCCTAGTGACGGCTTGGTGCTGGCGCCGCTTCGACATTTCAGCCGATCTGCCGCCGGAGTAGGGTGAGTCAAGAGTCAAGTTTCAAGTTTCAGGTTTCAGGTTTCAGGTTGAACGAACTTGGAACTTGAAACTTGAAACTTCTTAAAACGTTTCCGGGTAGATCACCAGTTCGATGCGTCGGTTGGCCGCTCGGCCTGCCGCCGAGGCATTGGGTTGCAGGGGACGATTGGCACCTTGGGCGACGATGAAGAATTGTCCCAGCGGCATGCCGGCGCGTCGTGTCAGCATGTCCAAGACCGCGGAGGCTTGTGCCGAGGCGAGTTGATGGCTGGCGGCCGAGCCACCGGCCGTTGCCGGAACGTTGTCGGTGTAGCCTTCGATCCCGATCCGTTGACGCGGGAACAGGCTTCGCAGTTGTGCGGCGACGGGGTCGAGCACTTGCGCCGATTGCTGAATCAGCTGTGCCGTGCCCGGAGCGAACAACTGGTCGCTGGGGATCGCGATTCGAATCCGGTCTCCGTCTTGTTGAACGGGTAGCCCGCCGAGATTGAGCTGCGAGGCGAGCCGGCTGAGGTTGGTGTTGGGCTGGATCGAAGCCCCGCCCCGCATTTGAGTCGAAGCTTGGAATCCACGGACTTTGTTCTCAGCTTCGCGGGCGGCGATCGACGCGGTTTCGAGCCGTTGGTTGGTGTCGGCGAGCTGTTTGCGGACGAGGTTCAATTCCTCGCGATACACCTGAGCCTGCTGTTCGCTCTGGGCCAGTTGCGTGTGCAGTTGGCGATTGTTGTCATCGAGCAGTTGCACCCGCCGATTGAGTTCGGCCATCCGCGAGTCGTTCGGGTTGACGCCCTGCTGCGAGACCGTCGGTCCGAACGAACTGGTCGGCGGGGGATAGGTCGCCGGCCCCGCCAGGTACGGGTTCTGGTTGCAACCAGCGATCCCGAGTACCGCCGCTGCGATACACAAGCCACTGAGAAGACGTCCGTTGATCCGATCCAGCACCGCTCGAAACATCCTGATTGGGGTTCCGGGCGGCATCCGCGCCGCCCATCGTGCCCTACAGATAGGGGTCTGGTCGGGCTGCGGCAAGATCAATCGGGTTCATGAGCCGAATTCGCGATTTTTTTAAATCTCGCCTACACGTTCGGACGTCGTAGAAACGGACGCAGCTTCAACGCGTTTGCATCGGCGTTGAAAAGCGTCGGCGAACGAGACGCGCCAGCAGCGCCAGATCTTGGGGCTGGTGCAGCACGGCCGACACGCCGAGTTCCCGGATCCGCAGCGACAGGCTGGCGGATTGATGTGGGGAAACGTCATCGATCGCGGCCCATTGCATCACATCGGGTCGCGAGGCGCCGATCTGGGCAATGTGCAAGGCGACCGCGGACGTGTTCTCGGCGGACAGTTCCCAGAGCAGGACGAGGTCCGATTGGCCCGCCAGTAGTGCTCGAATTTTGGCGGCTTCGAAGACCTGAACGTGGAACGTCGGCCGGCCCGATCCCACAGCCTGACCGCACGCCTCCGTGTCGGCGTCGTGCTGAAACGGGCCGACGAATCGCTTGGCCGCGTCGCTCCAGCGGCGGCCCGATTCGCAGACCCAAAACGGGATCGCCTGACCGGTCGGCGCGACGGCCACGAAACGATTCACGGCGAGTCTCCATCATCGATCGATTCCAGCTTGCGGAGCAAACGGGCACGCGAGATGTTCAATTTTCGTGCCGCTTCGGCGCGGTTGCCGTCGCTGGCTTCCAACGCCTCGCGGATCAAGTCCGACTCAAACCGGGCGACGACCTGATCCAGATCAATCGTTTGCTGCGGTTTCGGCACGGATTCGTTGGGACGGTACGACCGAATCGCCAGCGGCAAGTGTTCCAGTCCGATCACTTGGCCGGGACAGCTTCGCATCGCATGGCGAACGGCTTGGTCGAGTTCGCGAAAGTTATCGGGCCATGGGTAGATCACCATGGCATCGAGCGCGGCGCGGGCGAAGCGATCCGCCAGACCGTCTCCACCGGCCCGCCGTCGATCCAGCATGGCGGTCGCGATCAACGGCAGATCGGCGATTCGATCGGCGAGTGGATTGAGACGAATCGCCAGCCCACAGAGATGGTCGGCAAGCGGCGGCATGATCCCCACCGGCAGCGATTCTTCCAGAAACACGTCGAGTTCGGGATGGGGTTCGGTGTCGGCCGTCGTTGAGATTTCGGCGCGGTCGCCGGCGATGGCGATCAACCGCAATCGATGTTTCGACTCACGCAGATGTTCGACCAGGCGGAGCTGAGCCTCCAGCGGCGTCTGGTCGATTCCCTTGAGGATCGCGGTCGCCGTTGAGGTATCCGAATCCGCCAGGTGGACGATCACCGCGGCCAGGCTGGCATCGAGCAACTCGGCGTCCATCAGCGGCCCGTCGATCGTGGCGAGCGGCTCACCCGCTGCTGAATGTTGGTGCACCGAGGCTGCGATGGATTCGGCGAAGCAACCCGGCGGGGAGAGGATCAGCACGTCGCTGCGGACCGAACCGGCCAGACGAATTTGTTTGCCGATCCGCTGGGCCAGGCGCGAGTTGCCGACGAAAACGCCCTGGGCGATCGATTCATGGCGACGGCGCCAGCTGTCGAGCTGTCGTCGCAACACGACCGCGGCATCGATGACCGGGTCGGCCACGTGATCGTGGAAGCTGCCCGCGACGGCCAACGTGATGGCTTCATCGTCTCGGCCGAGCCGAACGAATCGCGTGTCCAGCGCCGCGATGCGGCGCGACTTGGCACCGGGAAACGTGGGTTGGATCAGCAGTGACGCCGTTCCGTATTTCAAGATTCCCGGGGGCGCCGCCAGTGACGCGGCCAGGAAATCGAGCGGATCATCGGTGATGCTGGTGCCGGCCAAGCAACGACGCCCGATCAGCGATTCCGGTTCGACGGTCAACCAATCGCCGACCGCCGCGGAGAGATACACCAGACACCCGTCGGGGCCGATCACCCAGAACGGCGAGTTCGCTTTGTCGATTAAACGACCGAGCGGACGAATCTTGGTGCTGTTGGCCATGACACTGATGGTAGCGGAAACCGCCACATTTGTCGGTGACGCGGTTCGTGCGTCTTCCAACCGATCGCTCGCGGTTTTTGAGTATTGGCGTCGGTCAGGCTGTGCCTGACGGCTCCGTGGCATGCACAGCATGCCCTACGCTTCTCGACCCGTTGGCATGCACGCCTGCCCAGCGCGCTGCTGCCGCCCCTAAAACACGTCCAAGATGAAGTGGTGACCGGAGTGGTACCGGCGGCTGCTGGGGTAGTAGTTGTGCCACTTTTTGTTGTAGACCGGGATTCGCATCTCCGGCGGATAACGGTGGTACATGCTATCCGCACTACGATAGTATTCCTGACCCCAGAAATTCTGGGGGTAATAGACGTAGGGATAGTGGTAGAATCGGTTCCAATCGCGTGTGCTCGCGCTGCCGCCCCAGGCTTGGCCGAACGCGCGTTGGTCGGCCGACGCGTCGCCGGCCAAAGTGAAGGCCGATGCCACCAGAACGGCGGCGATGATCAACTGACGAAGCATTCCTGCTCTCCCCCTTGTCGGCCGGTCTGGGACGCGATGAAAACTGCGTCGCCAATCGGCTCGGTTCATTGGTCGTTTCAAAAGTGTCCGCCGACGCCGAAACTTACGGGTGTTTTGGATCATCGGCTCCTGGGCGGATAGCCCGGATCTTCGGTCGTATCGGCAAAAACAGCTGGATGGGTTGAGTCGATCGTGCCGGGATTTCCAGGAGAAACGATTTGTGCCTTCTCACCGGGGGCGTTTAGCACCTATTATTGAACGGCAAGCATTGGCTTATCAGCCGCGCCGCATTGCTCCACTCCAACCCCACCAGACTCGAATGCGTCCCTCCCCACGACTGCTTCAGCCACTCCAGTCAGGCCCACTCCCGTCAGACCCGTCACGGCGGAGCCTCCGGTCGAACCTGCTGTCATGCTGTCAAACTTTGACGATTTCAAAAACCTTCCCGATCGCGAGGCCGGCGGCCCTTGCCGCGTTTCTGCTGGGCTTGATAGTGATTTTGCCGTGGTCCGCCGCGGCGGCCTGTCCGTTTTGCGAGTCCGTCCAGCAGACCATCCGCCAGCAATCGCTGACCATGGACGCCGTCGTGATCGCATCGAGTCTCGATGGCGAGCTGACGCGGAATCTGACCACCGGCGTGGTGAAGATGCGGATCGAGAAGGTGATCAAGGGATCCGAACATGTCAAAGTCGGTCAGGAAGTGGACGCGATCTATTACGGCAAAGTCGAGGTCGGACGCCGATTCCTGCTTTCCGGTGTCGACCCGCCCAACTTGCAATGGTCCTGTCTGCCGGTCAGCGAGCGGGCCGAAGCCTACATCGTCAAAGCCAGCCAGGTAAAAGATGACGACGTCGCACGGTTGCGCTTTTTCCGCGACTACCTGGAAGACGAAGAGGCGTTGATTTCACGCGATGCCTATGACGAATTTGCGTCGGCACCCTACGACGTGATTCAACAGATCGGTCCCGACATGGATCATGACCAGTTGATCGAGTGGGTCCAACAGCCTGAAATCGGTGCCGACCGAAAACGTCTGTACTTCACCATGTTGGGCGTCTGCGGCGGCAAGCAGGACCTACCGATGCTCGAAGCGATGCTCCGCAACCCCGCCAAGAGTGTCACCGGCGGCCTGGACGCGTTGATCGCCTGCTACTTGACCTTGGCCGGCGAGGCGGGATTGCCGCTGATCGATGAGCTGTTCATCGCGAACCACAAAGCCCCCTTCCCCCAAAGCTACGCTGCGATCATGGCGATTCGCTTTCATGGCACCGAAGGCGACGTGATCCCCCGCAGCGCGCTGGTTGAATCGCTGCACAAGATCCTCGACCGGGGCGAACTGGCCGACATGGTGATTCCGGACTTGGCCAAATGGAAGGACTGGAGCCAGATCGAGCGGTTGACGACGTTGTTCAAGGAAGCGGAAAAGGACAAAAACTGGCTCCGCGTGCCCGTCATCAATTACATGCGTGCCTGCCCCCTGCCCGAAGCCGAAGCGGCGATCGAGGAGCTCGAAAAAATTGACCCCGAAGCGGTCCGCCGGGCGAAGAC
Encoded here:
- a CDS encoding OmpA/MotB family protein; protein product: MFRAVLDRINGRLLSGLCIAAAVLGIAGCNQNPYLAGPATYPPPTSSFGPTVSQQGVNPNDSRMAELNRRVQLLDDNNRQLHTQLAQSEQQAQVYREELNLVRKQLADTNQRLETASIAAREAENKVRGFQASTQMRGGASIQPNTNLSRLASQLNLGGLPVQQDGDRIRIAIPSDQLFAPGTAQLIQQSAQVLDPVAAQLRSLFPRQRIGIEGYTDNVPATAGGSAASHQLASAQASAVLDMLTRRAGMPLGQFFIVAQGANRPLQPNASAAGRAANRRIELVIYPETF
- a CDS encoding helix-turn-helix domain-containing protein; the protein is MANSTKIRPLGRLIDKANSPFWVIGPDGCLVYLSAAVGDWLTVEPESLIGRRCLAGTSITDDPLDFLAASLAAPPGILKYGTASLLIQPTFPGAKSRRIAALDTRFVRLGRDDEAITLAVAGSFHDHVADPVIDAAVVLRRQLDSWRRRHESIAQGVFVGNSRLAQRIGKQIRLAGSVRSDVLILSPPGCFAESIAASVHQHSAAGEPLATIDGPLMDAELLDASLAAVIVHLADSDTSTATAILKGIDQTPLEAQLRLVEHLRESKHRLRLIAIAGDRAEISTTADTEPHPELDVFLEESLPVGIMPPLADHLCGLAIRLNPLADRIADLPLIATAMLDRRRAGGDGLADRFARAALDAMVIYPWPDNFRELDQAVRHAMRSCPGQVIGLEHLPLAIRSYRPNESVPKPQQTIDLDQVVARFESDLIREALEASDGNRAEAARKLNISRARLLRKLESIDDGDSP
- a CDS encoding calmodulin-binding protein translates to MLRQLIIAAVLVASAFTLAGDASADQRAFGQAWGGSASTRDWNRFYHYPYVYYPQNFWGQEYYRSADSMYHRYPPEMRIPVYNKKWHNYYPSSRRYHSGHHFILDVF